Proteins from a genomic interval of Streptococcus oralis:
- a CDS encoding TipC family immunity protein, whose amino-acid sequence MKKILALIVLFALIVLSCFYFFVRQPKNIFDEIYQETEKTYRSNNILRNIDGFKIRPDWPNDGEYFAYTPSGKYQTHPEGYKDISISFNFGEGIKGMTIRFEKRINSDITLWYSAHYNIKKKILKKGLAIFEEPRQPGQYLDDEEKVRNYLKKYNITKEELEKDYDEIVNQKVLKDWCTIYDSKYSPSNYGEVKIETQWENW is encoded by the coding sequence ATGAAAAAAATATTAGCTTTAATAGTGTTGTTCGCACTAATTGTATTATCCTGTTTCTACTTTTTTGTGCGTCAACCTAAAAACATTTTTGATGAAATCTACCAAGAAACGGAGAAAACATATCGGTCAAATAATATTTTAAGAAACATAGATGGGTTTAAAATCAGACCCGATTGGCCTAACGATGGAGAATATTTTGCATACACCCCTTCAGGGAAGTATCAAACTCATCCTGAAGGTTATAAAGACATAAGTATTAGCTTTAATTTTGGAGAAGGTATTAAAGGAATGACGATACGTTTTGAAAAAAGGATTAATTCGGATATTACCCTATGGTATTCAGCACACTATAATATAAAAAAGAAAATTCTCAAAAAAGGGCTTGCGATTTTTGAAGAGCCAAGGCAACCAGGTCAATATCTTGATGATGAAGAAAAAGTAAGAAACTATTTAAAAAAATATAACATAACCAAAGAAGAATTAGAGAAGGACTACGACGAAATCGTCAACCAGAAAGTCTTGAAAGATTGGTGTACCATTTATGACAGCAAGTACTCGCCAAGCAACTATGGTGAGGTCAAGATTGAAACCCAGTGGGAGAATTGGTGA
- a CDS encoding DUF3278 domain-containing protein produces the protein MKKEDFTTRLLKLFFHIQGPFDECRQEIIYRAGARALIQIVYSSLLLFLFYLLFGRFIELVRDAMPYLYFGLIFALSSRARLAVRDLHLDKDDQSEIHHKSYSKSQIKVRSWGVFISIPIGLFVLSAFHKLFVQHLPLDTFWDNLSQFDKILPLLVLGLGIGAIFGTMIYAFLSEHVKK, from the coding sequence ATGAAAAAAGAAGATTTCACCACTCGCTTACTCAAACTATTCTTTCACATACAAGGCCCCTTTGATGAATGCCGCCAAGAGATAATCTACAGGGCTGGTGCTCGTGCCTTGATCCAAATCGTTTACTCCTCTCTCCTACTCTTCTTGTTCTATCTCCTATTTGGACGCTTCATAGAGTTGGTTCGAGATGCCATGCCCTACCTCTATTTTGGACTTATCTTCGCCCTCTCATCTAGGGCGAGACTAGCAGTTCGCGACTTACATTTGGACAAGGACGACCAGTCCGAGATTCATCACAAAAGCTACAGCAAAAGTCAAATCAAAGTTCGTAGTTGGGGTGTATTCATCAGTATTCCAATTGGCTTGTTTGTCTTATCAGCCTTTCACAAACTCTTTGTTCAGCATCTTCCCCTCGATACCTTTTGGGACAATCTCTCTCAGTTCGATAAAATACTCCCTTTACTAGTCTTGGGTTTGGGAATTGGTGCCATCTTTGGAACCATGATCTACGCCTTTTTATCGGAACACGTTAAAAAATAG
- a CDS encoding DUF3278 domain-containing protein — MKKETLTDKLIKRIYSISDPLDEYKRHEADRIGNQVFIVLFYLMTFGNLIPLVLAYKYPQIVAIAYPLVVFGISMVAALYVVSQTKKTGITAIDPEMLSQKESKQLHFPGLKAGLIYGIAIFFIMPLIDTLTSENPNFISSLLNSKHILKTILGAFFFGLMMQIVVSLRIQKAKKDQEDD; from the coding sequence ATGAAAAAAGAAACTCTCACTGACAAACTTATCAAACGCATATACAGCATTTCTGATCCACTTGACGAATACAAACGACACGAAGCTGATCGTATCGGTAACCAAGTCTTTATCGTTCTCTTTTATCTGATGACATTTGGCAATCTTATCCCGCTCGTTCTTGCTTATAAATACCCGCAAATTGTCGCTATCGCTTATCCTCTCGTGGTGTTTGGCATTTCGATGGTAGCTGCCCTCTATGTGGTCTCTCAAACCAAGAAAACGGGCATCACAGCTATTGATCCCGAAATGCTGAGTCAAAAAGAAAGTAAACAGCTACATTTTCCGGGTCTAAAAGCCGGTCTGATCTACGGCATAGCGATATTTTTTATAATGCCACTCATCGATACCCTAACCAGTGAAAATCCAAATTTCATCAGTTCTCTTCTGAATTCAAAACATATTTTAAAAACTATACTGGGAGCGTTCTTTTTTGGACTGATGATGCAAATTGTTGTCTCTCTTCGCATTCAAAAGGCAAAGAAAGACCAAGAAGACGACTAG
- a CDS encoding helix-turn-helix transcriptional regulator produces the protein MNRVKEFRKELGISQLDLAKDIGVSRQTINMIENDKYNPTLELCLNLARSLQTDLNSLFWEDDF, from the coding sequence ATGAATCGTGTCAAAGAATTCCGCAAGGAACTGGGCATTTCTCAGCTCGATCTCGCCAAAGATATCGGTGTCTCGAGACAGACCATCAACATGATTGAAAACGACAAGTACAATCCAACCCTGGAACTCTGTCTCAATCTCGCCCGCAGCCTCCAAACTGACCTTAATAGTCTCTTTTGGGAAGACGATTTTTAA
- the rsmH gene encoding 16S rRNA (cytosine(1402)-N(4))-methyltransferase RsmH, with product MTKEFHHVTVLLHETIDMLDVKPDGIYVDATLGGAGHSEYLLSKLSEKGHLYAFDQDQNAIDNAQKRLAPYIEKGMVTFIKDNFRHLQARLQEAGVQEIDGICYDLGVSSPQLDQRERGFSYKKDAPLDMRMNQEASLTAYEVVNHYDYHDLVRIFFKYGEDKFSKQIARKIEQAREVKPIETTTELAEIIKSAKPAKELKKKGHPAKQIFQAIRIEVNDELGAADESIQQAMDMLALDGRISVITFHSLEDRLTKQLFKEASTVEVPKGLPFIPDDLKPKMELVSRKPILPSAEELEANNRSHSAKLRVARKIHK from the coding sequence ATGACAAAAGAATTTCATCATGTAACGGTCTTGCTTCATGAAACGATTGATATGCTTGACGTAAAACCTGACGGTATCTACGTTGATGCGACTTTGGGCGGAGCGGGCCATAGCGAATATTTATTAAGTAAATTGAGCGAAAAAGGGCATCTCTATGCCTTTGACCAGGACCAGAATGCCATTGACAATGCGCAAAAACGGTTGGCACCCTATATCGAAAAAGGGATGGTAACCTTTATCAAGGATAACTTCCGTCATTTGCAGGCACGTTTGCAGGAGGCTGGTGTCCAGGAAATTGATGGAATTTGTTATGACTTGGGAGTGTCCAGTCCTCAGCTGGATCAGCGTGAGCGTGGCTTTTCTTATAAAAAAGATGCACCACTGGATATGCGCATGAATCAGGAAGCTAGTCTGACGGCCTATGAGGTGGTCAATCATTATGACTATCATGACTTGGTTCGGATCTTTTTCAAGTATGGCGAAGATAAGTTTTCTAAACAGATTGCCCGCAAGATTGAGCAAGCGCGTGAAGTGAAACCAATCGAGACGACGACTGAGCTGGCAGAGATTATCAAGTCTGCCAAGCCTGCCAAGGAGCTCAAGAAGAAGGGGCACCCTGCCAAGCAGATTTTTCAGGCTATCCGAATCGAAGTCAATGACGAGCTGGGAGCGGCAGATGAGTCCATCCAGCAGGCCATGGACATGCTGGCTCTGGATGGTAGAATCTCAGTCATTACTTTCCATTCTTTGGAAGACCGCTTGACCAAACAACTGTTCAAGGAAGCTTCAACAGTGGAAGTTCCGAAAGGCTTGCCCTTCATTCCAGACGATCTTAAACCTAAGATGGAATTGGTATCCCGTAAGCCAATCTTGCCAAGTGCAGAAGAGCTAGAAGCCAACAACCGTTCGCATTCAGCCAAGTTGCGCGTGGCTAGAAAAATTCACAAGTAA
- the ftsL gene encoding cell division protein FtsL, whose product MVERIEKTSQLLQTKFKGFSRVEKAFYVSIAATMIILAVSVVFMQTKLLQVQNELTKVNAQIEEKKTELDDAKQEVNELIRSERLKEIANSKNLQLNNENIRATE is encoded by the coding sequence ATGGTAGAAAGAATCGAAAAAACAAGCCAGTTATTGCAAACGAAGTTTAAAGGTTTTTCACGTGTGGAAAAGGCCTTCTATGTTTCGATTGCTGCAACAATGATTATCCTGGCAGTTAGCGTTGTGTTTATGCAGACCAAGCTATTACAAGTTCAGAATGAATTGACCAAGGTCAATGCTCAAATCGAAGAAAAGAAAACCGAGCTAGACGATGCCAAGCAAGAGGTCAATGAATTGATTCGTTCAGAACGTTTGAAAGAAATTGCAAACTCTAAGAATTTGCAGCTGAATAACGAAAATATCCGAGCAACGGAGTAA
- the pbp2X gene encoding penicillin-binding protein PBP2X encodes MKQWKEKIIRYAVRNRKSPEENRRRVGKSLSLLAVILFAVFLVNFAVIIGTGKKFGKDLVQEAKKVHQTTKTIPAKRGTIYDRNGTPIAEDATSYNIYAIIDKTYKSATGKILYVEDSQFNKVAEIFHKYLDMEESYVKEQLSQPDLKQVSFGTKGNGITYANMMAIKNDLKTAGVEGVDFTTSPNRSYPNGQFASSFIGLAQLHENEDGTKSLIGTSGLESSLNSILAGTDGIITYEKDRLGNIVPGTDQASQQTVDGKDVYTTLSSPLQSFMETQMDAFQEKVKGKYMTATLVSAKTGEILATTQRPTFNADTKDGITKDFVWRDILYQSNYEPGSTMKVMMLASAIDNNTFPGGEYFNSSELKIADATIRDWDVNEGLTSGGTMTFSQGFAHSSNIGMTLLEQKMGDATWLDYLNRFKFGVPTRFGLTDEYTGQLPADNIVNIAMSAFGQGISVTQTQMLRAFTAIANDGVMLEPKFISALYDPNDQSVRKSQKEIVGNPVSKAAASSTREHMVMVGTDPVYGTMYNHSIGKPNVNVPGQNVALKSGTAQIADEKNGGYLTGETNYIFSVVSMHPAENPDFILYVTVQQPVHYSGVQLGEFANPILERASAMKESLNLQSTAKSLDQVSKTTSYAMPATKDFTPGDLAEELRRNLVQPIVIGTGTKIKELSVSEGDNLEANQQILILSDKVEEMPDMYGWTDENVQTFAKWLNIEVEWEGSGKTVKKQSVRANTALKDLKKMKITLGD; translated from the coding sequence ATGAAACAGTGGAAAGAAAAAATCATCCGTTATGCCGTTCGTAATCGCAAATCTCCAGAAGAAAACCGTCGAAGAGTAGGGAAAAGCCTGAGTTTATTGGCTGTCATACTCTTCGCTGTCTTTTTGGTCAACTTTGCGGTCATTATCGGAACGGGTAAAAAATTTGGTAAGGACTTGGTTCAAGAAGCCAAAAAGGTTCACCAAACAACCAAGACGATTCCAGCCAAGCGGGGGACCATTTATGATCGAAATGGGACGCCTATTGCAGAAGATGCGACATCTTATAATATCTATGCTATTATTGACAAGACCTACAAGTCAGCAACAGGCAAAATTCTCTATGTAGAGGATTCTCAATTTAATAAGGTAGCTGAAATTTTCCATAAGTATTTGGATATGGAGGAGTCCTATGTCAAAGAACAGCTTTCTCAGCCAGATCTAAAACAGGTATCCTTTGGTACCAAGGGAAATGGGATTACCTATGCCAATATGATGGCCATTAAAAACGACCTCAAAACTGCTGGTGTCGAGGGAGTTGACTTTACAACCAGCCCTAATCGTAGTTACCCCAATGGTCAGTTTGCTTCTTCCTTTATCGGTTTAGCACAACTCCATGAAAATGAGGATGGCACCAAGAGCTTGATTGGAACATCTGGTTTGGAGAGTTCTTTAAATAGCATTCTGGCAGGTACAGATGGGATTATCACTTATGAGAAGGATCGTCTGGGAAACATCGTTCCGGGTACCGATCAAGCTTCCCAACAAACAGTAGATGGAAAGGATGTCTACACAACCCTTTCTAGTCCCTTGCAATCCTTTATGGAAACCCAGATGGATGCATTCCAGGAAAAGGTAAAAGGCAAGTATATGACGGCTACCTTGGTCAGCGCTAAGACAGGGGAAATTCTGGCTACGACCCAACGGCCGACCTTCAATGCCGATACCAAGGATGGCATCACGAAAGACTTTGTCTGGCGAGACATTCTTTATCAAAGTAACTACGAGCCAGGATCAACTATGAAGGTGATGATGTTGGCCTCAGCTATTGATAACAATACCTTCCCTGGTGGCGAGTACTTTAACAGTAGTGAATTGAAAATAGCTGATGCGACCATTCGAGACTGGGACGTCAATGAAGGATTGACTAGTGGTGGCACCATGACCTTCTCTCAAGGATTTGCCCACTCAAGTAATATCGGGATGACCTTGCTTGAGCAAAAGATGGGAGATGCAACCTGGTTGGACTACCTTAACCGCTTTAAATTTGGGGTACCGACTCGTTTTGGTCTGACAGATGAGTACACAGGTCAATTACCTGCTGATAACATTGTCAATATTGCCATGAGTGCATTTGGACAAGGGATCTCTGTCACCCAGACCCAGATGCTTCGTGCTTTTACAGCTATTGCCAACGATGGGGTTATGTTGGAGCCGAAATTTATCAGTGCCCTCTATGATCCAAATGACCAGTCTGTCCGTAAGTCTCAAAAGGAAATTGTCGGAAATCCTGTGTCAAAAGCAGCAGCGTCCTCTACTCGGGAGCACATGGTCATGGTCGGAACAGATCCTGTCTACGGTACCATGTACAACCACAGCATAGGAAAGCCGAATGTCAATGTTCCAGGTCAGAATGTCGCCCTGAAATCAGGGACTGCTCAGATTGCCGATGAGAAGAATGGGGGTTACCTTACAGGTGAGACCAACTATATCTTCTCTGTTGTGTCGATGCATCCTGCAGAAAATCCTGACTTTATCCTCTATGTGACGGTGCAACAGCCAGTGCATTATTCGGGTGTTCAGCTGGGAGAGTTTGCCAACCCGATCCTTGAGCGAGCCTCTGCTATGAAAGAATCCCTCAATCTTCAGTCAACTGCCAAGAGCTTAGATCAGGTCAGCAAGACGACAAGCTATGCGATGCCAGCTACCAAGGACTTTACTCCGGGTGACCTAGCAGAGGAATTGCGTCGTAACCTTGTCCAACCAATCGTTATCGGAACAGGAACCAAGATCAAGGAGCTCTCGGTTTCTGAAGGAGATAATTTGGAAGCTAATCAGCAGATCTTGATCCTATCTGATAAGGTAGAAGAAATGCCTGATATGTATGGCTGGACAGATGAAAATGTGCAAACATTTGCTAAATGGCTAAATATAGAAGTCGAGTGGGAAGGTAGTGGCAAAACGGTCAAGAAACAAAGTGTCCGTGCCAATACTGCTCTCAAAGACCTTAAAAAAATGAAAATAACTTTAGGAGATTAA
- the mraY gene encoding phospho-N-acetylmuramoyl-pentapeptide-transferase → MISSINAGVLAFLLTLIGIPAFIRFYRKAQITGQQMHEDVKQHQAKAGTPTMGGLVFLIVAVVVSFLVALFTQQLTNNVGMILFILVLYGLVGFLDDFLKIFRKINEGLNPKQKLALQLLGGVIFYLFYERGGDMLSVFGYQVHLGIFYIFFALFWLVGFSNAVNLTDGIDGLASISVVISLSAYGVIAYMQNQLDILLVILAMIGGLLGFFVFNHKPAKVFMGDVGSLALGGMLAAISMALHQEWTLLLIGIIYVFETSSVMMQVTYFKFSGGKRIFRMTPVHHHFELGGFSGKGNPWSEWKVDFFFWGVGLLASLLTLAVLYLL, encoded by the coding sequence ATGATTAGTTCCATTAATGCTGGAGTTCTAGCCTTTCTATTGACCTTGATAGGTATTCCAGCCTTTATCCGATTTTATCGAAAAGCGCAGATTACAGGACAGCAGATGCACGAGGATGTCAAGCAACACCAAGCTAAAGCTGGGACTCCAACCATGGGAGGTCTTGTCTTCCTGATCGTTGCAGTAGTAGTGAGCTTCCTTGTCGCTCTCTTTACCCAACAATTGACTAACAATGTAGGCATGATTTTGTTTATCTTGGTTTTGTATGGTTTGGTAGGTTTTTTGGATGATTTTCTCAAAATTTTCCGTAAGATCAACGAAGGATTGAATCCTAAGCAAAAGCTTGCTCTCCAGTTGCTTGGAGGAGTGATTTTCTACCTCTTTTATGAGCGTGGTGGCGACATGCTTTCAGTTTTTGGCTACCAAGTTCATCTGGGTATTTTCTATATCTTCTTTGCCCTTTTCTGGCTAGTTGGCTTTTCAAATGCGGTGAATCTGACTGACGGGATCGACGGCTTAGCAAGTATTTCCGTAGTGATTAGCCTGTCGGCCTACGGTGTGATTGCTTATATGCAAAATCAACTGGATATTCTTCTTGTGATTCTTGCCATGATTGGTGGTTTGCTAGGCTTCTTCGTCTTTAACCACAAACCTGCCAAGGTCTTTATGGGAGATGTGGGAAGTTTGGCTCTTGGTGGAATGCTGGCAGCAATCTCTATGGCGCTCCACCAAGAATGGACCCTTTTGCTGATTGGGATTATCTATGTTTTTGAGACAAGCTCTGTTATGATGCAGGTTACCTACTTCAAATTTAGTGGTGGAAAGCGTATTTTCCGTATGACACCTGTGCATCATCATTTTGAGCTTGGAGGATTCTCAGGCAAGGGCAATCCTTGGAGTGAGTGGAAGGTTGACTTCTTCTTTTGGGGAGTTGGGCTTCTAGCAAGTCTCTTGACCCTAGCCGTTTTATACCTACTATAA